A single Thermosynechococcus vestitus BP-1 DNA region contains:
- a CDS encoding cobalt-precorrin-8X methylmutase, which translates to MSLLHPIAQASFAIIDREIGPHPFDPPSYSILRRIIHSTADFEFKNLLEISPGAIAHLTQALRSGVPIITDVAMVSVGIQTMVSRTFQNPIITALDHGSPTAPGQTRSAAGMLRAWQQWPHGLFVIGNAPTALLALCDRLQQTPVPPAGVIGVPVGFVNVVESKAALAQLPVPQIRIAGRKGGSPVAAAIVNALLELAYSEEPA; encoded by the coding sequence GTGTCTCTGCTGCATCCAATTGCCCAAGCGAGTTTTGCCATCATCGATCGCGAGATCGGGCCTCATCCTTTTGACCCCCCTAGCTATTCGATTTTGCGGCGGATTATCCACAGCACAGCCGATTTTGAGTTTAAGAACCTCCTGGAGATTTCCCCGGGGGCGATCGCCCACCTCACCCAAGCCCTGCGCTCAGGTGTGCCGATTATCACGGATGTGGCCATGGTCAGTGTTGGCATTCAAACGATGGTCAGCCGCACCTTCCAAAACCCAATCATCACCGCCCTTGACCATGGCAGCCCCACCGCCCCTGGTCAAACCCGCAGCGCCGCAGGGATGCTCCGCGCTTGGCAACAGTGGCCCCACGGTCTTTTTGTCATTGGCAATGCGCCAACGGCGCTCCTGGCCCTGTGCGATCGCCTGCAACAAACCCCTGTGCCGCCCGCAGGCGTTATTGGCGTCCCCGTTGGCTTTGTCAATGTCGTGGAGTCAAAAGCTGCCCTTGCCCAACTACCCGTGCCCCAAATTCGTATTGCCGGTCGCAAGGGGGGATCGCCTGTGGCAGCGGCGATTGTCAATGCCCTACTGGAGTTGGCCTATAGCGAGGAGCCAGCGTGA
- the recJ gene encoding single-stranded-DNA-specific exonuclease RecJ has translation MQRPWQIYSADPAPPDFIEAVKQLHPEAGAITAQLLWQRGYRDSLRQVPPFLDWRYYESASPLEFPEMSAALGRLQQALDQQEKVVIWGDFDTDGVTATAVLWEGLKPLLGTQLVDFYIPNRHHDSHGLSPHGLQQLQQKGVALIITCDTGSTNGPEIVLARQLGMDVIVTDHHTLDPTPLGAVALINPRQLPWDHPLRHLSGVGVAYKFLEAVYDRWPEKTQGYPLENLLDLVAIGLIADWVELRGECRYLAQRGLDQLGKRQTLRPGIAALLGHVSKHRAWQREISFTVAPRLNAVSRVEGDVRPLITLLTTQDRHEARQLAERIATLNTERQRRQKEVTRMAHAKAAQLDLSASRVILLTDDNWPLSLLGLVANDIVKTYGRPALLLQTNPETGMAVGSARSDGSVDLYEAFHSQRHLLEGLGGHPYAVGFRLKMAHIPLLAAALNQFLAQQEGTASATPKPLVIDLEVTLGQLNGQLLKELEVLAPFDSTHHPYPRLLVRNVELTQLRDNNSHGGRRYVSMVLHDRQHQHTFPAKWWDHQIGDCPQGACDLVIELEQWQSSLSAVIKELRPSETNVIQEASFQPLMDYRDRPPAASVKGLRVETCPTSRQSWRQWIQRAKREQQPLILAYAPPPEQDALKVWREFLTLCQQATQQGKPLEREGLQKRLGIEATTLNYALQVLETLGVKVLSTPEEFWCQWPPQLSSSPPTGLALERFTAAIAEENFRRRYFAAAPLQALQETY, from the coding sequence ATGCAGCGCCCTTGGCAAATCTATTCTGCTGATCCCGCTCCCCCAGACTTCATCGAGGCAGTTAAGCAGCTCCATCCCGAGGCAGGCGCCATTACGGCTCAGTTACTTTGGCAGCGCGGCTACCGTGATTCCCTTCGGCAAGTGCCCCCTTTTCTAGATTGGCGCTACTACGAGTCAGCCTCCCCCCTAGAGTTTCCAGAGATGTCCGCTGCCCTAGGGCGTTTGCAACAGGCACTCGATCAACAGGAAAAAGTTGTGATTTGGGGAGACTTTGACACCGATGGAGTTACAGCGACTGCCGTCCTTTGGGAAGGACTAAAACCCCTTTTGGGAACGCAACTGGTGGATTTTTATATTCCCAATCGCCACCACGACTCCCATGGTCTTTCGCCCCATGGCCTCCAGCAGCTTCAGCAAAAAGGCGTCGCTCTAATTATTACCTGCGATACGGGCTCTACCAATGGCCCTGAAATTGTCCTTGCCCGTCAGTTGGGGATGGATGTGATTGTTACTGATCACCACACCCTTGATCCCACTCCCTTGGGGGCCGTGGCGCTGATCAATCCGCGGCAGTTGCCCTGGGATCATCCCCTACGTCATTTATCGGGAGTTGGCGTTGCCTACAAATTCTTGGAAGCCGTCTATGACAGATGGCCAGAGAAAACCCAGGGGTATCCCCTCGAGAATCTCCTTGATCTGGTGGCCATTGGCCTAATTGCTGATTGGGTTGAATTGCGAGGAGAGTGCCGCTATCTTGCCCAGCGAGGCTTAGACCAACTCGGAAAGCGTCAGACCCTCCGACCCGGAATTGCTGCCCTTTTGGGGCACGTGTCCAAGCATAGGGCTTGGCAGCGGGAGATTAGTTTTACCGTCGCCCCCCGCCTCAATGCCGTGAGTCGTGTAGAGGGGGATGTGCGACCCCTGATTACGCTCTTGACCACCCAAGATCGGCACGAAGCGCGGCAGTTGGCAGAGCGCATAGCAACCCTGAATACAGAACGGCAGCGACGCCAAAAAGAGGTGACGAGGATGGCTCATGCCAAGGCGGCTCAGTTAGACCTCTCAGCATCACGGGTGATTCTCCTCACCGATGACAATTGGCCATTGAGTCTTTTGGGGCTGGTGGCGAACGATATTGTCAAAACCTATGGTCGCCCCGCCCTTTTGCTGCAGACGAATCCAGAAACGGGGATGGCAGTAGGTTCAGCGCGCTCTGATGGCTCTGTGGATCTCTATGAGGCATTCCATAGCCAACGGCATTTACTTGAGGGGTTGGGTGGGCATCCCTATGCAGTAGGCTTTAGGCTAAAGATGGCGCACATCCCCCTTTTGGCAGCAGCCCTCAACCAATTCTTGGCACAGCAAGAGGGCACCGCCAGCGCTACACCGAAACCGTTAGTCATTGACCTGGAAGTCACCTTGGGTCAACTTAATGGGCAATTGCTCAAAGAACTAGAAGTCCTTGCCCCCTTTGATAGCACCCACCATCCCTATCCGCGATTGCTGGTGCGCAATGTGGAACTCACCCAACTGAGGGATAATAACAGTCACGGCGGGAGAAGGTATGTCTCAATGGTGCTCCACGATCGCCAGCACCAGCACACCTTTCCTGCCAAGTGGTGGGATCATCAAATCGGCGACTGCCCCCAGGGAGCCTGTGATCTCGTGATTGAACTAGAGCAGTGGCAAAGCTCCCTATCAGCCGTCATTAAAGAGCTACGACCCAGTGAAACCAATGTGATCCAAGAAGCGTCTTTTCAGCCCCTTATGGATTATCGCGATCGCCCCCCCGCGGCAAGCGTCAAGGGTTTGCGCGTAGAAACCTGCCCCACCTCCCGGCAAAGCTGGCGCCAATGGATTCAGCGAGCAAAGAGGGAACAGCAACCCTTGATTTTGGCCTACGCTCCTCCCCCAGAGCAGGATGCCCTAAAGGTCTGGCGGGAATTTCTAACGCTGTGCCAACAAGCCACGCAACAGGGAAAACCCTTAGAACGAGAGGGGCTGCAGAAACGCCTGGGCATTGAAGCCACGACACTCAACTATGCCCTCCAGGTGCTTGAGACCCTGGGGGTTAAGGTTCTCTCTACCCCAGAGGAATTTTGGTGTCAATGGCCACCACAGCTCAGCTCTTCTCCCCCTACGGGACTGGCCTTAGAGAGGTTCACAGCAGCGATCGCCGAGGAGAATTTCCGTCGTCGCTATTTTGCTGCTGCCCCCCTCCAGGCCCTTCAGGAAACCTATTAA
- a CDS encoding YebC/PmpR family DNA-binding transcriptional regulator, translated as MAGHSKWANIKRQKARVDAQKGKIFARLSRAIIIAARHGGGDPAGNFQLRSAIEKAKAAGIPSENIERAIAKGTGTLDSDAPLEAIRYEGYGPGGVAFLIEALTDNRNRTAADLRAAFNKQGGNLGETGCVGWMFEQWGIVTVTAPRDEEAFLEALLAADVETYEILEEVAEVRCPVPALETVSETLKEHGYTVLDTESRWIPMNTVEITDEDTARRVLKLMDALENLDDIQSVATNVTMSDALMEAMYV; from the coding sequence ATGGCAGGTCACAGTAAGTGGGCAAACATTAAACGGCAAAAGGCGCGGGTGGATGCCCAAAAGGGCAAGATCTTTGCGCGGCTATCGCGAGCCATCATTATTGCCGCTCGCCATGGGGGAGGGGATCCAGCGGGCAACTTTCAACTGCGCAGCGCCATTGAAAAGGCCAAAGCAGCAGGGATTCCCAGTGAAAATATTGAGCGGGCGATCGCTAAGGGCACCGGTACCCTCGACAGTGATGCTCCCCTAGAAGCAATTCGCTACGAAGGCTATGGACCGGGGGGGGTAGCATTTTTGATTGAAGCCCTCACGGATAATCGCAATCGCACGGCGGCGGATCTGCGGGCCGCCTTTAATAAACAGGGGGGCAACCTCGGCGAAACTGGCTGTGTGGGCTGGATGTTTGAGCAGTGGGGCATTGTTACCGTGACGGCACCTAGGGATGAAGAAGCGTTCCTTGAAGCCCTCCTGGCGGCTGATGTCGAAACCTACGAAATCCTCGAAGAGGTGGCCGAGGTGAGGTGTCCCGTCCCTGCCCTTGAGACCGTCAGCGAAACCCTTAAAGAACACGGCTATACCGTTCTCGACACCGAAAGCCGCTGGATTCCGATGAATACCGTAGAAATCACCGATGAAGACACGGCTCGGCGCGTCCTTAAGCTGATGGATGCGCTCGAAAATCTCGACGATATTCAAAGTGTAGCCACCAACGTGACGATGAGCGATGCCCTCATGGAGGCAATGTACGTCTAG
- a CDS encoding photosystem II reaction center protein K, whose translation MIDALVLVAKLPEAYAIFDPLVDVLPVIPVLFLALAFVWQAAVGFR comes from the coding sequence ATGATTGATGCTTTGGTTTTGGTTGCAAAACTTCCGGAAGCCTACGCCATTTTTGATCCCCTGGTGGATGTGCTGCCGGTAATTCCTGTGCTCTTTTTGGCCTTGGCCTTTGTTTGGCAAGCTGCCGTCGGTTTCCGTTAA
- the tadA gene encoding tRNA adenosine(34) deaminase TadA, which produces MPEILPLSETDPHDFWMQQAIALAEQAGAADEVPVGAVIVSAENELIATGENRRQRDHDPTAHAEIIALRRAGQRLGTWYLTGCRLYVTLEPCPMCAGAIVQARIHTLIYGTTDPKSGAIDSVLQLPQSPAVFHRIQVIRGVQAVACRQQLQRWFRQHRQKERQ; this is translated from the coding sequence ATGCCAGAGATTCTCCCTTTATCAGAAACAGACCCGCACGACTTTTGGATGCAACAGGCGATCGCCCTTGCAGAACAGGCAGGAGCCGCCGATGAAGTGCCCGTGGGTGCGGTGATTGTCAGTGCTGAGAATGAACTCATTGCCACGGGGGAAAATCGCCGCCAGCGGGATCATGACCCCACCGCCCATGCGGAAATCATTGCCCTCCGCCGCGCCGGTCAACGTCTAGGGACGTGGTATTTAACGGGCTGCCGCCTCTACGTGACCCTAGAACCCTGCCCGATGTGTGCCGGTGCCATTGTCCAGGCCCGCATTCACACCCTCATCTATGGGACGACAGATCCAAAATCCGGGGCAATTGATTCGGTGCTGCAACTGCCCCAGAGCCCAGCGGTGTTCCACCGGATTCAGGTGATTCGCGGGGTTCAGGCAGTGGCCTGTCGGCAGCAGTTGCAAAGGTGGTTTCGCCAGCATCGTCAGAAAGAACGGCAATAA
- the btpA gene encoding photosystem I biogenesis protein BtpA: MDLRTLFHTATPVIGVVHLLPLPTSARWGGSLKAVIDRAEQEATALASGGVNAIIVENFFDAPFSKDRVDAAVVSAMTLVVQRLKNLVALPIGLNVLRNDAFSGLAIAACTGAQFIRVNVLTGVMATDQGLIEGPAHQLLRYRRELGQDIKIFADVMVKHAQPLHSPNLATAVRDTFDRGLADGVILSGWATGQPPTEEDLSVAARAAKGQPLFIGSGASWDNVAQLVPYVNGVIVASSLKRNGQIEQPIDPIRVSRFVEAWQRAHHKLQELTRANANCRGSINEPLPAMFVHGQR; encoded by the coding sequence GTGGATCTCCGGACTCTCTTTCATACTGCAACCCCAGTCATTGGTGTTGTCCACCTCCTTCCCTTACCCACCTCCGCCCGTTGGGGGGGGAGTCTCAAGGCTGTTATTGACCGCGCCGAACAGGAAGCCACAGCCCTTGCCTCAGGGGGAGTCAATGCCATTATTGTTGAGAATTTCTTTGATGCTCCCTTCAGCAAGGATCGGGTGGATGCTGCTGTTGTCAGTGCCATGACCTTAGTGGTGCAGCGATTAAAAAATCTGGTCGCTCTGCCCATTGGCCTGAATGTGCTACGCAATGATGCCTTTAGTGGTCTGGCGATCGCTGCCTGCACCGGGGCACAATTTATCCGCGTCAATGTGCTCACCGGAGTCATGGCCACAGATCAAGGCCTTATTGAGGGCCCAGCCCATCAACTGCTGCGCTACCGCCGTGAACTGGGGCAAGACATCAAAATTTTTGCCGATGTGATGGTGAAGCACGCCCAGCCGCTCCACAGCCCGAATCTGGCCACTGCAGTACGGGACACCTTTGACCGGGGACTCGCCGATGGGGTGATTCTCTCCGGTTGGGCAACAGGACAACCCCCCACCGAGGAGGATTTATCCGTCGCCGCCAGGGCCGCCAAGGGACAACCCCTTTTTATTGGCAGTGGTGCCTCTTGGGACAATGTGGCGCAATTGGTGCCCTACGTCAACGGCGTCATTGTTGCCAGTTCCCTGAAGCGCAATGGTCAGATTGAACAACCCATTGACCCCATTCGGGTGAGCCGTTTTGTTGAAGCATGGCAGCGGGCACACCACAAGCTTCAGGAGCTCACTCGTGCCAATGCCAACTGCCGAGGGTCGATCAATGAACCCCTGCCAGCCATGTTTGTGCATGGGCAAAGGTAA
- the hisG gene encoding ATP phosphoribosyltransferase, whose protein sequence is MLTIALPKGALLKDSVAYFQRLGLNFEALLEPANRQLQVLSQDGRARALLVRAQDVPVYVQYGQAQLGIVGYDVLREKNPHVAKLADLGFGQCRLSVAVKASSPYRSARDLPPHCRVASKFVRCADAFFQQLDLPVDIVPLYGSVELGPITGMAEAIVDLVSTGRTLKENGLVEIEQIFSSTAYLIAHPRSYRLNLNGLGHYVPQLTGAIA, encoded by the coding sequence ATGCTAACGATCGCCCTACCCAAAGGTGCCCTCCTCAAGGACAGTGTTGCCTACTTTCAACGGCTGGGCTTAAATTTTGAAGCGCTCCTAGAGCCGGCAAATCGGCAACTGCAGGTTCTCTCTCAGGATGGCCGTGCCCGCGCCCTTTTGGTCCGTGCCCAGGATGTCCCTGTCTATGTGCAGTATGGTCAAGCGCAGTTGGGCATTGTCGGGTATGACGTGCTGCGGGAAAAAAATCCCCATGTGGCCAAACTAGCAGATTTGGGCTTTGGTCAGTGTCGTCTATCGGTGGCCGTTAAAGCCTCTAGCCCCTACCGCAGTGCCCGCGATTTGCCCCCCCATTGCCGCGTTGCCTCAAAGTTTGTCCGCTGTGCCGATGCCTTTTTCCAGCAGTTGGATTTGCCCGTGGATATTGTGCCTCTCTATGGTTCAGTGGAACTTGGGCCAATTACGGGCATGGCGGAGGCAATTGTCGATTTGGTGTCAACGGGACGCACCCTCAAGGAAAATGGCCTTGTGGAGATAGAGCAAATCTTTAGCAGCACTGCCTACTTGATTGCCCATCCCCGCAGCTATCGCCTCAACCTCAATGGTCTTGGGCACTACGTTCCACAGTTAACGGGGGCGATCGCCTGA
- a CDS encoding ATP phosphoribosyltransferase regulatory subunit — translation MVYQPACGARDILPLDVARQRWLEQRLERVFQSWGYQEIITPTIETLATLTAGGTVHPETVIQVQGSGDEPLGLRPELTASIARAAVTRMAGMQLPQRLYYKTNVFRRTTGAELGNQQEFFQAGVELLGATGLAADAEILWLVQECLGVLAVGEAYLLVGDAHLTQQLLGTFPAELQKTVRQCLANLDRVSLQALPAPWRDRALALFDLRGTPEEVGERLAQWSDVAGVVDRFAQLQQLLALVAESLAITLDLSLVQSFDYYTGIIFEVLIPTETELRLVAQGGRYDQLLSIYHPDGATVPGIGFVFNVEALLQAVAIPPAALLAPRSQWLVVPRTANALAAALHHAQTLRLDGSTRVELALLELTPEQIRAYARDRQIPYIAWIESDAPPQIEALSDGATSLQIQRV, via the coding sequence ATGGTGTATCAACCTGCCTGTGGTGCCCGCGATATTTTGCCCCTGGATGTGGCACGGCAACGGTGGCTAGAACAACGCCTAGAGCGCGTCTTCCAAAGCTGGGGCTACCAAGAAATCATCACACCGACCATTGAGACCCTAGCAACGCTTACAGCCGGGGGCACTGTCCACCCAGAGACGGTCATTCAAGTGCAGGGGAGTGGTGATGAGCCTTTAGGATTGCGACCAGAATTAACGGCTTCCATTGCTCGGGCGGCGGTGACCCGTATGGCAGGCATGCAACTGCCCCAAAGGCTCTACTACAAAACCAATGTCTTTCGACGCACCACAGGGGCAGAGTTGGGCAACCAGCAGGAATTTTTCCAAGCTGGAGTGGAACTACTGGGGGCAACCGGTTTAGCAGCCGATGCCGAAATTCTCTGGCTGGTGCAGGAGTGCCTGGGGGTGCTAGCGGTTGGGGAGGCTTATCTTTTGGTGGGGGATGCCCACCTGACGCAACAGTTGCTCGGCACCTTTCCAGCGGAACTACAAAAAACCGTACGCCAATGCTTGGCCAATTTAGACCGCGTGAGTTTGCAGGCGCTACCTGCCCCTTGGCGCGATCGCGCCCTTGCCCTTTTTGATCTACGGGGCACCCCAGAGGAAGTGGGGGAACGTTTAGCGCAGTGGTCGGATGTGGCAGGGGTCGTTGATCGCTTTGCGCAACTGCAACAGTTGTTGGCTTTGGTGGCCGAGTCCTTGGCCATTACCCTTGATCTCAGCCTTGTGCAGTCCTTTGATTACTACACAGGGATTATCTTTGAGGTCTTGATTCCTACGGAAACGGAATTGCGGTTGGTGGCTCAAGGGGGACGCTATGATCAACTGCTCAGTATTTACCATCCCGACGGTGCTACGGTGCCGGGGATTGGCTTTGTCTTTAATGTTGAGGCACTCCTGCAGGCGGTCGCCATTCCGCCAGCCGCCCTATTGGCCCCCCGCAGTCAATGGCTTGTGGTTCCCCGCACCGCCAACGCCCTCGCTGCCGCCCTCCACCATGCCCAAACGCTGCGCTTGGATGGCTCGACCCGGGTGGAGTTGGCACTTCTGGAGCTGACGCCAGAGCAAATCCGCGCCTATGCCCGCGATCGCCAGATTCCCTATATTGCTTGGATTGAGAGTGATGCGCCACCGCAGATCGAAGCCCTCAGTGATGGGGCAACCTCTTTGCAGATTCAGAGGGTCTAG
- a CDS encoding J domain-containing protein, protein MPFEINHGLGRFNSKRDLHAALGIPLSAAPGEIRKRYLKIAKTLHPDSRDDESGKKMASDLLSKFVNPAYEVLSQEKEREEYQVILRLLEKQLITGNIVPTPTFDLAREVFNATNVEEAYQKALDTLAKDQYKDLNNALKISEQISELNLIYLWRSAGGKVTASPASVSMPAAPPKSDETQGGATPGATPETAAPTAVPKTEQFTEPYFRRAEELLNKGIYLEAIKELKDALKIDPRSARCNALLGKVYLQQGSLSMAKIHFNQALKLNPQEAMAIQGLEAISKKERQAQKQQKSTEPPKPEQKKFSFFGLFGKK, encoded by the coding sequence ATGCCCTTCGAGATCAATCACGGTCTGGGTCGCTTTAACTCCAAACGGGATCTCCATGCTGCCCTCGGTATTCCATTGTCAGCAGCGCCCGGAGAAATTCGCAAGCGGTATCTCAAGATTGCCAAGACACTGCACCCCGATAGCCGTGATGATGAATCGGGTAAAAAAATGGCCAGTGATTTGCTCTCGAAGTTTGTGAATCCTGCCTACGAAGTGCTTTCCCAAGAAAAAGAGCGGGAAGAATATCAAGTCATTTTGCGCTTGCTGGAAAAGCAACTGATAACAGGCAATATTGTGCCAACGCCCACCTTTGATTTGGCACGGGAAGTCTTTAACGCTACTAATGTTGAAGAGGCCTATCAAAAGGCTCTCGATACCCTTGCCAAAGATCAATACAAAGACTTAAACAACGCGCTGAAAATTAGCGAACAAATTAGTGAACTGAATTTAATTTACCTGTGGCGATCGGCAGGCGGCAAGGTAACAGCATCCCCAGCCAGTGTTTCTATGCCTGCGGCTCCACCTAAATCAGATGAAACCCAAGGGGGGGCTACACCAGGGGCCACCCCGGAGACGGCAGCACCTACCGCAGTTCCCAAAACAGAGCAATTTACAGAGCCATACTTCCGACGCGCAGAGGAACTCTTGAATAAAGGCATTTATCTGGAGGCCATCAAGGAACTGAAGGATGCCTTGAAAATTGACCCCCGCAGTGCTCGCTGCAACGCCCTATTGGGCAAGGTGTATCTGCAGCAAGGCTCCCTCAGTATGGCCAAAATTCACTTTAATCAAGCCCTGAAGCTTAATCCTCAAGAGGCCATGGCAATACAGGGACTCGAAGCAATTAGCAAAAAAGAGCGCCAAGCCCAAAAACAGCAAAAAAGTACTGAGCCACCAAAACCGGAGCAAAAGAAATTCTCCTTCTTTGGTCTTTTTGGGAAAAAATAA
- the purU gene encoding formyltetrahydrofolate deformylase, whose product MPMPTMTLSISCPDQRGLVAKLAQFVYRYNGNIVHADHHTDAVAGIFLSRLEWELEGFEIPRDQIATTFINYAQREKIFTSWQGVRWQLRASDIPYRLAIWVSRQDHCLWDLLLRQRAGDLFAEIPLIISNHEHLRPIAEQFGIDFHYIPVTPETKPLAEAKQLQLLKDYRIDLVVLAKYMQVLSPEFIEAFPQVINIHHSFLPAFAGANPYHRAYERGVKIIGATAHYATVDLDEGPIIEQAVVPVSHRDTVADLIRKGKDLERVVLARAVRLHLQNRILVYGNRTAVFA is encoded by the coding sequence GTGCCTATGCCGACAATGACCCTCTCCATTTCCTGTCCCGATCAGCGGGGACTCGTGGCCAAGTTGGCACAGTTTGTCTATCGCTATAACGGCAACATTGTCCATGCCGACCACCACACCGATGCCGTTGCCGGGATTTTTCTCTCCCGCCTCGAGTGGGAATTAGAGGGCTTTGAAATCCCCCGCGATCAAATTGCCACCACTTTCATCAACTACGCGCAGCGGGAAAAGATCTTTACCAGTTGGCAGGGGGTGCGCTGGCAGTTGCGGGCCTCGGATATTCCCTATCGCTTGGCCATTTGGGTGAGCCGCCAAGATCATTGCCTTTGGGATCTGCTGCTGCGGCAGCGGGCGGGGGATCTCTTTGCCGAAATTCCCCTGATTATCAGTAACCATGAGCATTTGCGTCCCATTGCAGAGCAGTTTGGCATTGATTTTCACTATATCCCTGTGACGCCAGAGACTAAGCCCCTTGCGGAAGCCAAGCAACTGCAACTCCTCAAGGACTACAGGATTGATCTGGTGGTGCTGGCTAAGTATATGCAGGTGCTCAGTCCTGAGTTTATTGAGGCCTTTCCCCAAGTGATCAACATACACCATTCATTCTTGCCAGCCTTTGCGGGAGCTAACCCCTACCACCGTGCCTATGAGCGGGGGGTAAAAATCATTGGTGCCACTGCCCACTATGCCACCGTGGACTTAGATGAAGGGCCAATCATTGAACAGGCGGTGGTACCTGTGAGCCATCGCGATACAGTGGCGGATCTGATTCGCAAGGGCAAGGATTTGGAACGGGTGGTGTTGGCGCGGGCGGTACGGCTGCATTTGCAAAATCGGATTCTAGTGTATGGCAATCGCACGGCAGTTTTTGCTTGA